One region of Labrus mixtus chromosome 1, fLabMix1.1, whole genome shotgun sequence genomic DNA includes:
- the trip4 gene encoding activating signal cointegrator 1: protein MSEALLQWCVDQLHHKFGLEACEDIVQYILSIEKAEEIEEYVGDLLQGTDGRKGIFIDELLHRWEKTQNRVSDAPGSFLLKDSVASADSQDMTKDTQKKSKRKGRNKQEVLTVSQTEPEPEAVKTPIDQMRAQENSSTSSTKKKNKYVNLYNTEGQDRLAVLLPGRHACECLAQKHRLINNCISCGRIVCEQEGSGPCLFCGSLVCTKEEHEILQRDSNKSQKLRKKLMGEAGERDYLPHQEAMMKAGLEKAVQHKEKLLEYDRNSVRRTQVLDDESDYFATESNQWLSPGEREKLKKKEEELRELRHASRKDRKITLDFAGRQVIDEGNGLNEYYNKLDETLKAMNNDPKSKSPTYSERKDGRQTLGDLVNPNIMQSAPEWVDVGGSENKKRNVEQVKSSAKDKGGEERSKLRLQDKELQEMSDGGWCLSMHQPWASLLVKGIKRVEGRTWYTSHRGRLWIAAAAKKPTPQEVTEVESMYRHIFKKEPRFPKDYPTGCLLGCVNVTDCLSQEQFREQFPDTCEESASPFVFICTNPQEMLVKFPMKGRHKIWKLESHYHQGAKKGLVPSAAE, encoded by the exons ATGTCGGAGGCTTTGCTGCAGTGGTGTGTGGACCAGCTACACCACAAGTTCGGGTTGGAGGCATGCGAAGACATCGTCCA ATACATTCTGTCCATCGAAAAAGCCGAGGAGATAGAGGAATACGTTGGAGACCTCCTGCAGGGCACAGATGGGAGAAAAGGGATCTTTATAGACGAGCTCCTCCACAGATGGGAAAAGACTCAAAATCGGGTGTCTGATGCACCGGGGTCTTTCCTTCTCAAGGACTCAGTTGCATCAGCAg ATTCACAAGACATGACCAAAGACACCCAGAAGAAGTCCAAACGCAAGGGCCGTAACAAACAGGAGGTGTTGACAGTGAGCCAAACAGAACCTGAGCCTGAGGCAGTCAAAACCCCAATAGATCAAATGAGG GCCCAAGAAAACAGCAGTACGTCCTCaacgaagaagaaaaataagtacGTCAATTTGTATAATACGGAGGGACAGGACAGGCTGGCTGTCTTACTGCCTGGTCGACATGCCTGTGAGTGCCTTGCCCAGAAGCACAGACTCATCAACAACTGCATCAGCTGTGGCCGCATTGTGTGTGAGCAGGAGGGCTCGGGACCCTGCCTCTTCTGTGGAAGCCTG GTCTGCACAAAAGAGGAGCATGAGATCCTGCAACGAGACTCCAACAAAAGCCAGAAACTAAGAAAGAAGCTTATGGGAG AGGCTGGAGAAAGAGACTATCTCCCACACCAGGAGGCCATGATGAAGGCTGGCTTAGAGAAGGCCgttcaacacaaagaaaagctgCTGGAATATGACAGGAACAG TGTGAGGAGAACTCAGGTTCTGGATGATGAGTCCGACTACTTTGCCACTGAATCTAATCAGTGGTTGTCTCCTGGTGAGCGAGAAAAGctgaagaaaaaggaagaggagctgAGAGAACTCCGCCATGCATCTCGCAAGGACAGGAAGATCACTTTGGACTTTGCTGGTAGACAAGTGATAGATGAAGGGAACGGCCTCAACGAGTACTACAACAA GTTGGATGAGACGCTAAAAGCTATGAACAACGACCCCAAGTCAAAGTCACCAACATATTCTGAAAGAAAAGATGGAAGGCAGACCCTCGGAGATCTGGTCAACCCCAACATCATGCAGTCTGCACCAGAG TGGGTGGATGTTGGAGGAAGtgaaaacaagaagagaaacGTGGAGCAGGTAAAGAGTTCAGCTAAGgacaaaggaggagaagaacgTTCCAAGTTGCGGCTCCAGGATAAAGAGCTGCAGGAGATGTCTGACGGAGGCTGGTGCCTCAGCATGCACCAACCGTGGGCATCGCTGCTGGTGAAAGGAATCAAGAg GGTAGAAGGCCGAACTTGGTACACATCTCATCGAGGTCGTCTTTGGATTGCTGCTGCAGCCAAGAAGCCCACCCCTCAGGAGGTTACTGAGGTGGAATCGATGTACCGCCACATCTTCAAGAAAG AGCCCAGATTTCCTAAAGATTACCCCACTGGTTGCCTGTTGGGCTGCGTCAATGTGACCGACTGCCTGTCTCAGGAACAGTTCAGAGAGCAG